A stretch of the Polyodon spathula isolate WHYD16114869_AA unplaced genomic scaffold, ASM1765450v1 scaffolds_828, whole genome shotgun sequence genome encodes the following:
- the LOC121309047 gene encoding E3 ubiquitin-protein ligase DTX3L-like isoform X1: MATSSNDDQTEDMEVDDASADTGKAQIHIKVESTNWNLKDKRTWTALEKKLQSFCNKTGKGDISISKIHPDEKDPRYATAEVTPSSAVEMLLEEKTCKVLDSSCKATVHFLDKSLVPADHSDPPAGKKKVQIPVEEQVDLNTVNPEAAEEKNANSKQFSSRDGKVTVQGSFEEGHPFHKDVLMFNHDSKKLHQQQQQEVENGARTNLDTGAERIDRTIRASPKRDMSENGEDQVPAGQTIPVSQFHYDYLTKAYRREIEDIKQSSGVEMNSEVLVSFSPAQGQEGARVQKAEVDFISLYQNIATNLSSVKAPLSSEEYGRLEENFKEMQSNSSRFVLNRTEDGYMLVGPKPDFQKFETELMSKFSGTAKRARPELIEICCEEQLMKKDLEMYHVHWEFIKKLYSKQLQRIQEKFGVKIDGHPVSGSREAVKLEIKQDKGKFNLQSHAFHAFLELYQKVATNLMSRSVEDASEAQYGKKLFKEIRPNHPNVWEDDENGSLKLVGFVNHLALAVAEMETNYGKKLFKGEELVLKFPTSSVDPPATTTQGATGGPDTEKENCPICLSDFTEKTLLKCKHSFCKGCLDRAMATNPTCPVCKTVFGKVEGNQPTGRMTWHKNGNSLPGFHCGSIEISYDIPSGTQTEKHPNPGRRFRGTARRAYLPDNAEGRKVLRLLEKAFDQKLIFTVGTSRTSGEEDTVTWNDIHHKTSMYGGPQEFGYPDPNYLKRVKEELKDKGIE, translated from the exons ATGGCAACTTCCAGCAACGATGATCAGACAGAAGATATG GAGGTTGATGACGCCAGTGCTGATACTGGCAAAGCTCAAATTCATATCAAAGTGGAGAGTACCAACTGGAATTTAAAGGACAAAAGGACATGGACAGCTTTAGAAAAAAAGCTCCAGTCATTCTGTAACAAGACAGGCAAGGGAGACATATCAATTTCAAAAATACACCCTGACGAAAAGGATCCTCGCTATGCCACTGCAGAAGTAACGCCTTCCTCAG ctgtGGAGATGCTACTGGAAGAGAAAACTTGCAAGGTCCTCGATTCGTCTTGTAAAGCCACTGTGCACTTTTTAGACAAAAGCCTGGTGCCTGCAGACCACTCAGACCCTCCAGCAGGCAAAAAGAAAGTTCAG ATTCCAGTTGAAGAACAGGTGGATCTCAACACAGTGAACCCAGAAGCTGCTGAAGAGAAAAATGCCAATTCTAAGCAGTTCAGCTCAAGAGATGGAAAGGTCACAGTTCAGGGCTCATTCGAAGAAGGGCATCCGTTCCACAAAGATGTCTTGATGTTTAACCATGATTCCAAGAAGCTTCAtcaacagcaacagcaggaggtgGAGAATGGAGCCAGAACAAATCTGGATACAGGGGCAGAGAGAATTGACAGGACGATCAGGGCAAGTCCTAAGAGGGATATGAGCGAGAATGGAGAAGACCAAGTGCCTGCTGGACAGACTATCCCAGTGTCACAATTTCACTATGATTACTTAACCAAAGCCTACCGAAGGGAGATTGAAGACATCAAACAGAGCTCTGGTGTTGAGATGAACTCTGAGGTCCTTGTGTCCTTCAGTCCAGCTCAGGGACAGGAAGGAGCCAGAGTGCAAAAAGCTGAGGTGGACTTCATAAGCCTCTATCAGAACATTGCCACCAACCTGAGCTCTGTGAAAGCCCCGCTGTCGAGTGAGGAGTATGGACGACTGGAGGAgaattttaaagaaatgcagaGCAACTCCTCCAGGTTTGTCTTGAACAGAACTGAAGATGGGTACATGCTTGTCGGCCCCAAAccggattttcaaaagtttgagACGGAGCTGATGTCAAAATTCAGTGGGACAGCAAAGAGGGCAAGACCGGAACTCATTGAAATTTGTTGCGAAGAGCAGTTAATGAAGAAAGACCTTGAGATGTACCATGTCCACTGGGAATTCATAAAGAAACTGTATAGTAAACAGCTGCAGCGCATCCAGGAGAAGTTTGGCGTGAAGATTGACGGACATCCGGTCAGTGGCTCCAGGGAAGCTGTGAAGCTGGAGATCAAGCAAGACAAGGGCAAGTTCAATCTGCAAAGCCATGCCTTTCATGCGTTCCTGGAGCTCTATCAGAAGGTGGCAACCAACTTGATGTCAAGGTCAGTGGAAGACGCCAGTGAGGCACAGTACGGCAAGAAGCTCTTTAAAGAAATCCGCCCCAATCACCCGAATGTTTGGGAAGATGATGAAAATGGGAGCTTAAAGCTTGTTGGCTTTGTCAATCACTTGGCCCTAGCTGTGGCGGAGATGGAAACCAATTATGGTAAGAAGTTATTCAAAGGGGAGGAGCTGGTGCTCAAATTCCCCACCAGTTCTGTGGACCCCCCTGCTACCACCACACAGGGTGCCACAGGCGGACCAGACACTGAGAAAGAGAATTGCCCCATCTGCCTCAGTGACTTCACAGAGAAAACGCTGCTTAAGTGCAAACACTCTTTCTGCAAAGGCTGCCTGGATCGGGCCATGGCAACAAACCCCACATGCCCCGTCTGCAAAACTGTGTTTGGAAAAGTAGAAGGGAACCAGCCCACAGGGCGAATGACATGGCATAAAAACGGAAACAGTCTTCCTGGGTTCCACTGCGGGTCCATTGAAATATCCTATGACATTCCAAGTGGAACTCAAACA GAGAAGCACCCTAACCCTGGTCGTCGCTTCCGTGGTACTGCCAGGCGAGCCTACCTACCAGACAATGCGGAAGGACGCAAGGTGCTGAGACTGCTTGAAAAGGCTTTTGATCAAAAATTGATTTTCACTGTTGGAACCTCTCGCACAAGTGGAGAGGAAGATACTGTCACCTGGAACGACATCCACCATAAAACAAGCATGTACGGCGGACCACAAGA GTTTGGATACCCTGATCCAAATTACCTGAAGAGAGTGAAGGAGGAGCTGAAGGACAAAGGAATAGAATGA
- the LOC121309047 gene encoding E3 ubiquitin-protein ligase DTX3L-like isoform X2 — protein sequence MATSSNDDQTEDMVDDASADTGKAQIHIKVESTNWNLKDKRTWTALEKKLQSFCNKTGKGDISISKIHPDEKDPRYATAEVTPSSAVEMLLEEKTCKVLDSSCKATVHFLDKSLVPADHSDPPAGKKKVQIPVEEQVDLNTVNPEAAEEKNANSKQFSSRDGKVTVQGSFEEGHPFHKDVLMFNHDSKKLHQQQQQEVENGARTNLDTGAERIDRTIRASPKRDMSENGEDQVPAGQTIPVSQFHYDYLTKAYRREIEDIKQSSGVEMNSEVLVSFSPAQGQEGARVQKAEVDFISLYQNIATNLSSVKAPLSSEEYGRLEENFKEMQSNSSRFVLNRTEDGYMLVGPKPDFQKFETELMSKFSGTAKRARPELIEICCEEQLMKKDLEMYHVHWEFIKKLYSKQLQRIQEKFGVKIDGHPVSGSREAVKLEIKQDKGKFNLQSHAFHAFLELYQKVATNLMSRSVEDASEAQYGKKLFKEIRPNHPNVWEDDENGSLKLVGFVNHLALAVAEMETNYGKKLFKGEELVLKFPTSSVDPPATTTQGATGGPDTEKENCPICLSDFTEKTLLKCKHSFCKGCLDRAMATNPTCPVCKTVFGKVEGNQPTGRMTWHKNGNSLPGFHCGSIEISYDIPSGTQTEKHPNPGRRFRGTARRAYLPDNAEGRKVLRLLEKAFDQKLIFTVGTSRTSGEEDTVTWNDIHHKTSMYGGPQEFGYPDPNYLKRVKEELKDKGIE from the exons ATGGCAACTTCCAGCAACGATGATCAGACAGAAGATATG GTTGATGACGCCAGTGCTGATACTGGCAAAGCTCAAATTCATATCAAAGTGGAGAGTACCAACTGGAATTTAAAGGACAAAAGGACATGGACAGCTTTAGAAAAAAAGCTCCAGTCATTCTGTAACAAGACAGGCAAGGGAGACATATCAATTTCAAAAATACACCCTGACGAAAAGGATCCTCGCTATGCCACTGCAGAAGTAACGCCTTCCTCAG ctgtGGAGATGCTACTGGAAGAGAAAACTTGCAAGGTCCTCGATTCGTCTTGTAAAGCCACTGTGCACTTTTTAGACAAAAGCCTGGTGCCTGCAGACCACTCAGACCCTCCAGCAGGCAAAAAGAAAGTTCAG ATTCCAGTTGAAGAACAGGTGGATCTCAACACAGTGAACCCAGAAGCTGCTGAAGAGAAAAATGCCAATTCTAAGCAGTTCAGCTCAAGAGATGGAAAGGTCACAGTTCAGGGCTCATTCGAAGAAGGGCATCCGTTCCACAAAGATGTCTTGATGTTTAACCATGATTCCAAGAAGCTTCAtcaacagcaacagcaggaggtgGAGAATGGAGCCAGAACAAATCTGGATACAGGGGCAGAGAGAATTGACAGGACGATCAGGGCAAGTCCTAAGAGGGATATGAGCGAGAATGGAGAAGACCAAGTGCCTGCTGGACAGACTATCCCAGTGTCACAATTTCACTATGATTACTTAACCAAAGCCTACCGAAGGGAGATTGAAGACATCAAACAGAGCTCTGGTGTTGAGATGAACTCTGAGGTCCTTGTGTCCTTCAGTCCAGCTCAGGGACAGGAAGGAGCCAGAGTGCAAAAAGCTGAGGTGGACTTCATAAGCCTCTATCAGAACATTGCCACCAACCTGAGCTCTGTGAAAGCCCCGCTGTCGAGTGAGGAGTATGGACGACTGGAGGAgaattttaaagaaatgcagaGCAACTCCTCCAGGTTTGTCTTGAACAGAACTGAAGATGGGTACATGCTTGTCGGCCCCAAAccggattttcaaaagtttgagACGGAGCTGATGTCAAAATTCAGTGGGACAGCAAAGAGGGCAAGACCGGAACTCATTGAAATTTGTTGCGAAGAGCAGTTAATGAAGAAAGACCTTGAGATGTACCATGTCCACTGGGAATTCATAAAGAAACTGTATAGTAAACAGCTGCAGCGCATCCAGGAGAAGTTTGGCGTGAAGATTGACGGACATCCGGTCAGTGGCTCCAGGGAAGCTGTGAAGCTGGAGATCAAGCAAGACAAGGGCAAGTTCAATCTGCAAAGCCATGCCTTTCATGCGTTCCTGGAGCTCTATCAGAAGGTGGCAACCAACTTGATGTCAAGGTCAGTGGAAGACGCCAGTGAGGCACAGTACGGCAAGAAGCTCTTTAAAGAAATCCGCCCCAATCACCCGAATGTTTGGGAAGATGATGAAAATGGGAGCTTAAAGCTTGTTGGCTTTGTCAATCACTTGGCCCTAGCTGTGGCGGAGATGGAAACCAATTATGGTAAGAAGTTATTCAAAGGGGAGGAGCTGGTGCTCAAATTCCCCACCAGTTCTGTGGACCCCCCTGCTACCACCACACAGGGTGCCACAGGCGGACCAGACACTGAGAAAGAGAATTGCCCCATCTGCCTCAGTGACTTCACAGAGAAAACGCTGCTTAAGTGCAAACACTCTTTCTGCAAAGGCTGCCTGGATCGGGCCATGGCAACAAACCCCACATGCCCCGTCTGCAAAACTGTGTTTGGAAAAGTAGAAGGGAACCAGCCCACAGGGCGAATGACATGGCATAAAAACGGAAACAGTCTTCCTGGGTTCCACTGCGGGTCCATTGAAATATCCTATGACATTCCAAGTGGAACTCAAACA GAGAAGCACCCTAACCCTGGTCGTCGCTTCCGTGGTACTGCCAGGCGAGCCTACCTACCAGACAATGCGGAAGGACGCAAGGTGCTGAGACTGCTTGAAAAGGCTTTTGATCAAAAATTGATTTTCACTGTTGGAACCTCTCGCACAAGTGGAGAGGAAGATACTGTCACCTGGAACGACATCCACCATAAAACAAGCATGTACGGCGGACCACAAGA GTTTGGATACCCTGATCCAAATTACCTGAAGAGAGTGAAGGAGGAGCTGAAGGACAAAGGAATAGAATGA